A stretch of DNA from Oryza brachyantha chromosome 4, ObraRS2, whole genome shotgun sequence:
catgatcaaacattagTACTAATTGTTAGATGAACATGACAAAAGGATACCAGGGTAGGGCTTCTGGAGAAAACAGTGATGTTCGGCTGTTCGCAAACAAGGATTTGCATTGCTAACGAGGATTAACGGAGAAATGCCTTACCTGACGATAGCGAGTCTGCAGGATCAACGACTTGCAGCTTAGTGGCTGCAGATTGCTCTTTGTGGTCAAAGAGTGTGCTTGAAACACGCGATGTACCCATCGAGTGCCGGGCACTCGCCAGATCAAGCCACCCCTAGAGACAAAACCGTTGTTCATGTTAAACCGTGGACTCTGCAACTGTTCAGTAAATCATACAGAGACTAACGAACAGCTCTCTCATGGTCAGTACATGAACAAGGAAGGCTAACGAGTTCACTTACTGAAAATTATCGAGCTAAATGCAAAGAATCTGGATCCACGTGAGTTTCAGGGATGGTAATTTAGTAGGTGGTTTTCACTTGGCAGTGCAAGAGGCACAAAACAATCAGAACACAACATTCTGCTCCAGCCTCCAGAACAGGACCAGGAACTGGTTTAAGTGTTCTAGGCAGGGAATTGGCCGAAATTCAAATAATCGTCGCTTAGATTTCACTATTGTTAACTGCCTGAGTGCGTGATGGGGGGATGAACTGAGTGGGAACCGGGGATCGCCGTACCTGGCGGAGAGCGGAGGAGAGGGAGTCCATGAGGAGGAGGTAGCCGTCCACAGAGTCCATGAACCTCAggatctcgtcgtcgccgtctcgccgtcgtcccccCTCGGTGGCCTCATCGGCctcttccccctccccctccactTGAGGGACGGGTCCCGTGATTCGCGGCTGCtcttccgtcgccgccgccatcgtaTGCGGGGATCCCGTGCCGCAAGGCCCCCGAGCCCtcacgtcgacggcgacgagtggCCGCGCCGCGGTGGTCGGTGGGTTGAGCGGATGCCTCCGCCGGATGGGCGTGACTCCCGTTTGGCTTCGGGCTCGTGCGATGAGGCCGCGTGCTTGCGCCTTGCCTGACTTTGGCACCTGTTTGGAGAGTTTAGCGTACGCTTCTCCCCTGTTATTcctcgttttttttaaaacattttttattactaaacagtGCACTTTTTATTACTCCTCTGTTTCCTAATGTAAAACGTTTAACTTCTTTGCTTacaatcatttgtcttattcaaaaaattatgaaaatatcatttattttgtttgtgacttattttattatcaaaagaaatttaaacacgacttattattttttatatttgtactaaagaagaatggtcaaatgctgcaaccaaaaaagtcaaacatcttacattacgaaATGTTTATTGTCTGggtaattttatcgtttatacactaaataactatcaaaaaatcatatatttttttagtctcatCTTCAAGCaagcaaaagaacacaactgTATTCCCTATCCCCAAACAATCCATATTCTTGTCTAGATTTTGAGAagatatagttttataatctagaaaataaactataagcCACAAAGAGGAAAATCCAGTTTTTTCCTAAATTCTAATAATTAGCTTCTAACTTGTTGCTCTTAGAATCTTAAGCTCACCAAACAATCCCTAGGACAGAGCTCCTCAAGCAGGGTTTTCTTTTCAGAATCTCTTGCGAAGATTCTTATGtagattttgaatttaaaaggTATACACATTtagctaaaaaattatatttttaattcttaCTTGCTACCTATCGGctgctccctctgttttaaaatatagtaacttgtatatttttttttcatttgatcaCAATTTTTCGCCACTAAACCTTTCTCACTACCTTTTGGGTTGACCAATCATAAGATTTCTTTATTAAATTTCACCAATGTTTTAATGCTAGTGCATACACTATAACTTCTAGTACTCActgtatttcaaaataaataagatattttattttattaggaCAATAATTTAACCAAATATACTCTATAATATATCTTGTATGATACCaaagtataataataaaaatattttcaaatatgaatataataattcttaattttatgtcatatatatataataatcatTTGTCAAACTTTTGTTCTGATAAAACTAAATTcaccatatattttaaaattgagggattaattttcttgtatgatggagggagtacatctCAAAAGTTTAATATACCCACCAAAAGTGTGCCTTTGTGATAATATGCGGTCGGGTCACAGTGTTAAACGGCACACTTTGCGAGCCAAGCACATCGTCTTGTGCAGGGATGAGATGGCAATGAGTCAGTTTGAGCACGGATAGAGCAAACCCATGTCCGATCAGACAGAGAgtgatagatagatagatagatagatagatagatagataggttGATTTTGGCCTTGCTCATACCTGTTTTATTGGCCCATGAAAGTCTGAACTTTAATTCATGTTGCTCTTTTTAAAcagtttatgattttttgtaatttattgATTATGTTACTCTTTATTAAAATATCTATCTATTAAGATAACTCAGGTAAATCtattgcatgtatatataggtAAAATATAGAACTCAATTAATGCCCACTTGATTTTTAGGTCTCAATGAGCGTGCACAAAGAcgaaaaaaagatttaaacATACCCATATCTATCAGGTCAGGTACCAGCAAATAGATATACGCATGGCAAAATTGCCATGCTAATCTTGTGGGTCCACTGCTTTCTCAACGGCTAAGATCGCGTGCAAGTTCAGCCGATATTTGGTTTTCGGGCAGTTGAAAATTCCTAAGATTGCTGAGAATAATCCTGTGTAAGATTACGAAGTGTTTGATTTGCCGGGCAGCTGAGAAACGTATGCTCACAATATAGGCAAGCACCAGAACTGCAGAAACAAAACAGGATTTGTGTATtcgcggaaagaaaaacatgttcataaaaaaatattaagattgCACCTTCCCAGCGTGCAATTGGACACAATAACATGTATTGGAACATGAATGGATACTATATACATCCATTAAAGAATTATATACCCATATGCGTCTCATGGAAAAAGAACAGACTAGGCTATACAACTCAGGCCGTTCATAGGGGCATTCGAGAAACTGAAATTTATACACATCCCTTGGACACATTGAGCGCTCGCCAAACAAATCTCTGTACTTCGCCCTGTGACACCAAAATATGACAATATTGCTTACACACGAACGCCCTCTTTTGGTAGGTGCCCAAGTTGCTTGAGACACCAAACCGCCCCTTGTGCCGCATGCTCTTGTGCAGCCTTCTTCTGATGCTTGGCATCGCTGTGACACTCCAAAAGGGTCGCCGAAGTGCCCTTTATCTCAACGACCACCTTGTATGTGAACCTGCATCATTCCACTAATGAACTTGGCAATGCAAGTGTACATTTGCACTATTCTGGTAACAGAAATATTACAACGAAAATGTATGAACCATATGCCATCTCGGTTcctagctataaaaaatcatcataTGACAGAATTATGCTTAATAGTTCTGCTTGCCTGTTAAATGATTGCTGATTCTGCTTATACTCAGCTTGAGTATGAGAATGGCATTATGCAAAGCCCACATTTTATAACACCATATTTTACCTAAAAGTTCAAGGTGCATGATCGAATTCTGATTACAGAATGCACAATCTAATTTCCGTTCTGGATAGACAACAAGACAACAGTAAAGAACTTGGATATAAACATCTATTATTATGGATAAAGCACATTTGACAGCACCAAGGAAACAATATAAGCagcaatattttattgtgagacataaaaattatcatttcaTCCTTGCCACACATTCAGTAAGAAGATAAACTTACTTTGGAAGATGGCTTGGGCCTTCCTCTTTACATAACTTGAATTCAGGAGGTTTCCAATAATTTGCAGCACATAGTTCAAAAAGGAATGATCTTGCAGTCTTGTGTACCATATCACCTACCAAGGTGATTAACAGTGGTAAGACATTTCGTCTAAGATTGAATAATCAAAACTGTGTAGTATTAAACCAGTATTTGGTAACCAGTTAACCAcatacccccccccccaaaaaaaaaaacaatactgGCCTACGAATCTAGAAATACCATATCACCTACCAATTTAGTGTGTAGTTTATAATGATGACCAGAAATGTAACAGAGTTGCCAATAGCAAATAAAGTTAATAGAAACATTATATATTGTTGTCCATTTGTGCCCACAGAACAAACTTAAGCTAGTGaaatactccatctgttcCTAAATGTGAGAATTTCTGGGATTTGAATTACTACTTGTCCCATCAATCACTccccttttaattttttccccatttTATCCCCACCTAACCTCACACCCCCATccattcctcatttattaaggggcacaatagtattttcttctcaaccttaatcttTGCTAAATAAgctagaaatgcttacattctgggatggaggtagtatgtaATTACTTGTTTGCATGTAGAGCATAAACAGATTTATTTTCATACTGAGTATACACCATATGGGCACATGCTGTAAATTTGGTTCTTCACAAGCACCACAAATATCTCGTCTTCacaaataatataagatgtcTGTTATGGGCATGGGCCAGGAACATGCAGCAGTTTAGGCATAATAAATTAGGAATAAGTTGAATAAAGATGGGAGATTATCTAGTTAGAAAAGAGATAAGGCTTATCAGTAAACTAGAGATTGAGATTGGATTGGTTCCTATAATGTTAGAGTTAGTTCCTTAGATGTCAAGTCAGTTCTTCCTATATATAAAGAGCCTCCATGTACTCTatcatcaatcaatcaatgaaTCTCTTAAGTTAACCCTAGCTTCAGAGCCTCTTTTAGCTCAGCAGGAAGAAGCCCTGACGGTGCTATTAGAGGGTGAGTGCCCTATCCCCTGTCTTTGGACCCTTACCCTAGTCAATCCATAACAATGTCAATTAAGGAGAAAAGACCAATGGCGTTTGCAAATCTGAATATGCAGACAACTCTTTAGAATTCCACCAAGTTGGTGAAGACATTGACAGCTTCCACAtttcattcaaaatttcaaatggatAACACTTAGAAATTAGAAATTTGAGCATACCATGATAGACCTTTTTATTGCTTGTCTCTGTTGCTTCACTAGGCAGACAGCCACTCTGCATTGCCAACTTGGGTTGATTGTTCCTTCCATTATCAACATCATAATTGTCAGGCCTGATATGTCCTGCTCTTCTTTGACTGAGAATTTTAGAACTCCCAGTACAAGATGTTTCTGTATTTTCAAAAGATATGTTTGCATCCCTCTCTTCATGTATATGTAGACTCTTTATTTTTACAGATATGTCAGACTCAACATCGATTGGATCTTCATTATACCCTATGAGTTCTGATTCTCTCTTCCTAGCAACAACCAAAATCTCCTCGAGTGACTTGTTTCTATGTTTATATCCATAACTCTGCATAATTTACAGGGATTCAAAAGGATCAGTAAGCCGGATGTGGAATTCATTTTAAGAAACAGGGTGTTTAAAAGGACTAATAACAGAGACACGATGAATAATTCCTTTccaatactctctccatcccaGATTGATGCACACATAAGGTTTGTGCAGCGATACCAATAGGCTCATGATCTGCAAAGCACATGGCCCCGTCTGCCCATCACGCTAACCATATaccacgcatgcatgcacttgATCTGcacagaaaaaaattgaatggcAGCCAGCATGCACACGAGTACTCGATCATCGCACATGTATAAACTTGGCAGAcagcacatgcatgcactcaATAAGTGCCGAAGAAATTTAACCCACCGGGACATCCCAAGTTTCTCAACATGGACGTAAGCAATCGGTTATAGAAAGATCAATTTTGGATCTCCATTTTCATTGTGCGTCTATCAATCatggacagagggagtacattgAATCAATGATCTTTCACACTCATTTCAACAATTCAGCAAAGTAAAATAGGTTGCTCGAATGGCTCAGGTTCTGATAATCACATTGTactcataaaataaatggtgtcCCTACAAAACATCTTCTGTAGACTACCGGTAGTGCTTCTTGCAGCCAACTGAAGGCAAAGCATTCATATTGCATGGcaattacaaaagaaaatgctaCGGGACCAAAAATGTACCTTGAGTTTAGAGAGTGTTTCTTGTGCAGCAAACTTTCTAGCGGCTTTGGAATTTCGATTGGCTGCAGTACAAATGATCACTTTGCTCTTGATGTTAACTTCTACTCTCACATGGAACTCTCCATCAGCCTTCACAGGTTTGGGAAGGCCTAACTCAAATCCATTACACTGACAAAGCTCTCTAAGTTCTCTCATTGGATTAGTATGCATGTTGGAGAAAGTCAATACTGGCTTTAGAAGCATAAGCATTACTCTCCAAACATTGTTCAGGTTGAAGCCTGAATCTAAAAGCACCGCGCCAATACAAGATTCAACAATATCACCAAGAACCTGTATTCTTGCAGGTAAAGAGTATAAGCTTTTgccataaacaaaataaatttatcagtCATATAGAACTAATAGCTTACAAAACAAATCGCAATTGCAGTAATGAGCTACGATTaactctaaaaaaaacttgaattaTTGATAACACTTCTGCTCATTTTATAGAGTCTCTTATCATATTGAATATTAAAGAGTATCCTCAAGCAATATAATCACAAGTTCATGGCTTTTCTTCCACTCCGCTAAAATTGGCTACCACACAGGTGCAGATGGAAAAACTTTCGGCAATAACATCAATACCTTGGGACATGCTGGTTCTTCAAGCAAGTCTTTCTCTGAATTGGAGAGCTTCACATATTTCTCAAATCTACTTATTGCTGACGTAAGATGATTTGAATCCTTTATAAGATGCCTATGGATAGATTTTTGAACTGATGCATAAGCAAGTGAATCATTACCAACAGCTAATGATCTTAGATCTGTTATTTGACCAGGCTTTAGATTGGGATAAGTTGAGTAGAGGTATGATGTTATCACATACTCCAAAACAGCATCTCCAAGAAACTCCAGTCTCTGAGCAGAAAAAGAACTTACCAGGTGagaaaattatcaaaaaattacagAACTCGCTAGCAATGAGACTGACCTGGTAGCAGCCTCCAGAATGCTGACTAAACGAAGGGTGTACGAATGCTTGGAGAAGGAGACCCTTATGTTTGAACTTGTAATCTATCAATTCTTCAAGCTCGGCAATGTCAGTGTAGTCCAAAAGAGATAAATTGATGGAGCTTGCATCTAACACTCTGTAGAGAGCCGAACTATTAAAATCAGCATCTATTCCCATCCAATGCATGAAAGCAAATGCAGCTTTGAATCCACCCTCAACAAGAAATACTCCAATAAGTGATTCAACAACATCTGCAATCACTTTTCTGTGCAGCCAATGATGCGACTTTGTACATCTCATGTTACAGTTTTCTCTATTATCAGGGTGAATATTCATCTGGTGTAGACTCACTTCCACGTCACTATTGCATACAACTTTACAAGGTCTTCCTGGTGCAAAGAACTGAATTGGTTCAAACTGTTGGTCCCGTATGTATACCTACGTGTCAACAAGAAAACATTGCTGATTAAgaattttctaataaatacCTGGCATTTAAGTTATATCTTTTGGGGTGATAAAGGAATCCATCTACAAATAAATGGCAAGGGAACCATATTGCAAATaagcaaacaaaattaaaaagatcaCAAGTCCAGAAAAATGTTTGTCAGTATTGATAGATAATCATGAAAGAGCCTGATAATGCAGAATATAATGATTCTTGTAGAATTGTACATCAAACAACTTAGCAGTTAAACTTGGCTTCAAGGTGAAAACCTGCAAATTTCTTCTGATTGACAAGtcatataaatttgaattattcaCTACATCAGAACGTCTCCTGGTCAACTGCCCTTCATCAAGTCCTTCATATGTAATAAAATTGTGACGCCCAACTACATACTTCAAGAAAGCATCACCTAGGACTTCAAACCGCTCCAAAGAGATCCTCTCCAAACATTTCTCAGTAGTAATTGCTTCAAGTATCTGCAATGAACCCGTCCAAGATCACTACTATTTTCGTCATGGATAAGTAAACTCAAATTAAATGCTCAGGATCAAAGGTAAGAAAGATGGTAGGACTTACACCAGAAGCACTAATTTTAGAAGCTTCTGGAAAAGAAGAAGACATCACATCCTTCAACTCAATAGCCACCAGCAAATTCTCCAAACGATACATTAAAGATGGCAGTAAGGACAGGGAACTGCCCATATCTTTTGAAAACCCAATAACCTTCAAGGAACATAATTCTGGAGGTAACTCCACGAAGTGTTCTGTTAATTCACGACCCTCCGATtcttaacaaaaataacaaaaacaaaggggtaacAACATTAAAAGTACTATACCTGGATAAGAACCATGCAAAAGagtaaaatattgaaaataggaTCCAGTGTTGCATTGGGTCACAAAATTGCAAATGTACTATAGTAATTCCAGTAAACGAAAAccagagaaggaaaaaaaagattcaacAGATACCAAGCAATTCCCAAATTCTAAAGCAATCCACAAGCAGTTCAAGAAATTcgaaacaataaataaatggtaCTGATTATTCAAGAAATTCAAAGCATAATGGTCTAATTGTAACatttattctttcttttttggcgAAGAATGTactgactatttttttaatcataagtCATAATAATCAGAACAAAAAAAGTGTAAGGTGTTGCATCAAAAAATAGCATGTAAGGTGACTTGTTATAGTTGGGACAACGGAAGAACCTGTGGTCTCCTGTAACCGATTGTGAAGCAAATTTCGCAGGTTGAAGAGCTGTTTAGCCTTCAAAAGTGGCTGTTCAGGCTGGGATAGTTCAATACCAAACCTAATATCAATAATGGATAAGTTCATCATGACATGTATAAAGCTCGAAGGTGTGTTGTTATATCTACCCTAAAGAATGCTCAACAGGGTAATTGCAATATTCTACTTTATTTTGTGAATACTATTGAAAAACATGTAAGCCAACAGGGGAAGTACAAAGAATAGTGTGTCCTGTTACCTTTCCTTGAAGTGTTCTGCATAAGTTGCGTCCTTGTACTCGCTTCTAGCATTTATTTCATCCAGAATGGCatcaacaaagaaaaagatgtTGTTGTGGGGACTAAATACTACACTGCCAACCACATCAGTTTTACTACAGATTCCATCAAGAAGTCTCAGAGACTTATTTGGTGAATATGAGTCATGGACAGACACATCTTTAGGGGCTTTAAAGATTGGTGATGATAAACAGCGCTCAACTGCTGGCCAgtcaatcataaatttatcGCCATAACATTTCTGCTTGATGGGAAGCAGCAAGTAAAATGttgaattaatttctaatGTAACATCATTGCCCAATATAACATGGGATGAAGTGAACTCAGATCTGTCCAGGAGAATCTTCAGAAACATCTCTTGAAACTTCTGTGCAAGCATCATCTGAAAATACAAGAATATTAGACCTCGGCAACAAATGATCATGTGTTATCAATTGAACAGATGAGCAGGATGATGCCTTTTCTTTCTCAAACGCTATTTTCCCCAAATGCTTAATTCCTGCTTTCACAATCCTGCCACGAGCAAGATGCAAGTCAACTTGTAATGTTTCAGCTTCCACAGGAAGGGGGTTGATCACAAAGAGGCCAAACATCTGGTAGCGCCTATCTTCTGGTATGGGAATAAATTTAACATAGTAGAAGTGCAAGCTCAATAAACAGTCTAGCTTCAATCTTGAAGGTTTGAGAACTGCAGGAATTAACATCTGATGAAGCTCTTCTCTTAGACTTTCATCTGAAACAAGGAAACAAGCGTTAAGCCAGAGCCAGTGTTATGGGCTTGTGGCACTATATGAACAAGTGAAAATACCTTCAACTTTGTTGTTTGATGAATTATTTGTTGTTGATACTTTATTCTTTCTTGAACCTGGACCTGGTAGAAGAAAATCTGTCAAAGCACCCAGTTTATGAAGTTTTATGCATGCCTTCAAGCATGCATCTCTCTTAGCTTCATCTTTTGATAGACATGGTTGACCATCCACTTGACGGAAAGAAGCATTTGGTGGAAGTATTAGTCTGCAGATTATTCCGTCAATGCCATCAATGTAGAAGAACGCTGGGGAAGGTGTAAAaaacctttttaaaaaaaggaattatATTAGCATCACAACGAAATAATGAATAAATTATTGTCATGGCGACAGActgaagaacaaaaaattcCTGGCATACATATCCCTAGGAAGGTTGTCGCAGTAGCGATGCAGTAGAGATACACTACAAGCAGTGCTAATGGAGGCACCAGTGCTATCCACTCGATAAATGTTCTCTGCGAGGCaatcaaatatatcatttgaagTTCTTGAGTCAATCTCTTCATTCATAATGCATTCACCATCAATATAACCATTAAGCAACTTCTCGTGAGACTGATTTCCCCTGTCATGTACCAAAATAGGCTCTTAGG
This window harbors:
- the LOC102706282 gene encoding endoribonuclease Dicer homolog 4; the protein is MGDDAAPAAAAAGPTTAGEPKDPRTIARKYQLDLCKRAVEENIIVYLGTGCGKTHIAVLLIYELGHLIRKPSREVCIFLAPTIPLVRQQAMVIASSTDFKVQHYYGNGKSSRDHQEWENDMRKYEVLVMTPQILLHSLRHCFIKMNSIALLIFDECHHAQAQKRHPYAQIMKEFYNSNSVERLPRVFGMTASPIIGKGGSNKLNYTKCINSLEELLHAKVCSVDNEELESVVASPAMEVYFYGPVNHSNLTVAYSKELDSLKLQSERMLRDSLCDFKDSQKKLKSLWRLHENLIFSLQELGSFGALQAARTLLSFDGDKLDKREVDLNGNSSSFAHYYLSGATSILSRSITDGSHAGSFDIETFEEPFFSDKFSVLINVLSRYRLQENMKCIVFVKRITVARAISNILQSLKCLDFWKCEFLVGCHSGLKNMSRNKMDAIVERFSSGEVNLLVATSVGEEGLDIQTCCLVVRFDLPETVASFIQSRGRARMTKSKYVVLLERGNQSHEKLLNGYIDGECIMNEEIDSRTSNDIFDCLAENIYRVDSTGASISTACSVSLLHRYCDNLPRDMFFTPSPAFFYIDGIDGIICRLILPPNASFRQVDGQPCLSKDEAKRDACLKACIKLHKLGALTDFLLPGPGSRKNKVSTTNNSSNNKVEDESLREELHQMLIPAVLKPSRLKLDCLLSLHFYYVKFIPIPEDRRYQMFGLFVINPLPVEAETLQVDLHLARGRIVKAGIKHLGKIAFEKEKMMLAQKFQEMFLKILLDRSEFTSSHVILGNDVTLEINSTFYLLLPIKQKCYGDKFMIDWPAVERCLSSPIFKAPKDVSVHDSYSPNKSLRLLDGICSKTDVVGSVVFSPHNNIFFFVDAILDEINARSEYKDATYAEHFKERFGIELSQPEQPLLKAKQLFNLRNLLHNRLQETTESEGRELTEHFVELPPELCSLKVIGFSKDMGSSLSLLPSLMYRLENLLVAIELKDVMSSSFPEASKISASGILEAITTEKCLERISLERFEVLGDAFLKYVVGRHNFITYEGLDEGQLTRRRSDVVNNSNLYDLSIRRNLQVYIRDQQFEPIQFFAPGRPCKVVCNSDVEVSLHQMNIHPDNRENCNMRCTKSHHWLHRKVIADVVESLIGVFLVEGGFKAAFAFMHWMGIDADFNSSALYRVLDASSINLSLLDYTDIAELEELIDYKFKHKGLLLQAFVHPSFSQHSGGCYQRLEFLGDAVLEYVITSYLYSTYPNLKPGQITDLRSLAVGNDSLAYASVQKSIHRHLIKDSNHLTSAISRFEKYVKLSNSEKDLLEEPACPKVLGDIVESCIGAVLLDSGFNLNNVWRVMLMLLKPVLTFSNMHTNPMRELRELCQCNGFELGLPKPVKADGEFHVRVEVNIKSKVIICTAANRNSKAARKFAAQETLSKLKSYGYKHRNKSLEEILVVARKRESELIGYNEDPIDVESDISVKIKSLHIHEERDANISFENTETSCTGSSKILSQRRAGHIRPDNYDVDNGRNNQPKLAMQSGCLPSEATETSNKKVYHGDMVHKTARSFLFELCAANYWKPPEFKLCKEEGPSHLPKFTYKVVVEIKGTSATLLECHSDAKHQKKAAQEHAAQGAVWCLKQLGHLPKEGVRV